Within the Thermoanaerobaculia bacterium genome, the region ATCTCCTCGCCGATGCGGTCGATTCCGGAAGTCAGCGTCCGTCCGAAGAGCTCTTCCTCGGCGCGGAGGTCGCCGGCGATCCGTCCGCGCAGCGCGCCGGAGTCCGCGGCGAAGTAGATGCCCTCGAATCCCTGGATCACCGCCCCGACGAGGTCGCCCAGGATCGGCCGCTCGACCCCGAGGTGCCGCGCGTACCGGAGCGCCCGCCGGATGATGCGGCGCAGGACGTACCCGCGCCCCTCGTTGGACGGGATCACGCCGTCGGCGATCAGCATCGTCGCGGCGCGCGCGTGGTCGGCGATCACGCGGAACGGCGCGTCGTCGACCTCCATCCCGCCGCGGTACCGCCGCCCCGCGATCTCCTCGATGCGGCCGATGATCGGGCGAAAGAGGTCCGTGTCGAAGTTGTTGTTGGCGCCCTGCAGGATCGACGCGATCCGCTCGAGCCCCGCCCCCGTGTCCACCGAGGGCTTGGGGAGCGGCGTCATCGCGCCGGATTCGTCGCGCTCGTACTGCATGAAGACGAGGTTCCAGATCTCCATCGTCTCGTCGCCGGAGCCGTTGACGAGGTCGGCGCGGTTCTTCTCCGGATCGGAGGGGTCGTCGCCGCGGTAGTAGTGGATCTCGGAGCAGGGCCCGCACGGCCCCGTCTCCCCCATCGCCCAGAAGTTGTCCTTCTCGCCGAAGCGCAGGACCCGGTCCCCGGCGGCCCCGACCTTCTTCCAGAGCTCCGCGGCCTCGTCGTCGGTCGTGTAGACCGTGAACCAGAGGCGTTCGACGGGAAGGCCGTATCCGGTCTTCCGATCCGTCAGCAGGTCCCAGGCGAACCGGATCGCGTCTTCCTTGAAGTAGTCGCCGAAGGAGAAATTGCCGAGCATCTCGAAGAAGGTCTGGTGGCGCGCGGTATAGCCGACGTTGTCGAGATCGTTGTGCTTCCCGCCCGCCCGGACGCACTTCTGCGACGACGTCGCGCGGAGGTAGTCCCGCTTCTCGCGCCCGGTGAACACGTCCTTGAACTGGTTCATCCCGGCATTGGCGAAGAGGAGCGTCGGGTCCCCGGCCGGGATGAGTGACGACGACGGCACGCGGCGGTGGCCCCGCGCCTCGAAGAACCTCAGGAACCGCTCGCGAATCTCCCGGGAATCCAACGTCGTCTCCGCCTCCGAACCGCGTATCCTGTCAGAAACGCCCGCCGATTGCATCGCCGCGCGTTTCCGGCGAGTCGCGAGTCGAAAGGCCGCCGTCCCGACTCCCGACGGGACGAGTCGCGACCCGGGACTATTCTTCGGTCTCCCCCATGACGTCGAAGATCGCCGAGGGCGAAAAGCCGCGCCGGCGAAGGAAATCGAAGATCTTCTTCCGGCGGCGATCGGACGGAAGGTTCGCGAGCTCCTGCGACCGCCGGCGGAAGAGCGCTTCCATCAGTGCCCGCTCGTCGTCGTCCGACCGCGCGGCGAGCGCGCCGTCGACGGCCTCCTTCGCGAAGCCCCGCTGCCGGAGCTCGGTCCGGAGCCGATCCCGCGAAAAGCGCTCCTCCCGGTTCAGGAGGAACGATTCGAGCGCGGCCTGCTCGTTCAGGCTCCCGTCGCGGACGAGCGCGGCGAGCGTCT harbors:
- a CDS encoding RecX family transcriptional regulator, with the protein product MTAFRRRLARAASADSREECRARAVRLLTVRARSREELRRSLELRGFAAETIRETLAALVRDGSLNEQAALESFLLNREERFSRDRLRTELRQRGFAKEAVDGALAARSDDDERALMEALFRRRSQELANLPSDRRRKKIFDFLRRRGFSPSAIFDVMGETEE